From a single Paenibacillus sp. FSL W8-0426 genomic region:
- a CDS encoding UDP-N-acetylglucosamine 1-carboxyvinyltransferase: MEKLMISGGRPLQGTVTISGAKNSAIALIPAALLAESEVVLDNLPLLSDVAVYAEILEELGARVSWEGNQMKIDPSDIKSIPMPNGPVKKLRASYYMMGALLGRFKEATIGLPGGCNFEPRPIDQHIKGFEALGATVTNEHGSIHLHAKELRGAKIYLDVSSVGATINIMLAATRAKGSTIIENAAKEPEIIDVATLLNSMGASIKGAGTETIRIEGVPSLRGCRHSIIPDRIQAGTYMIAAAATRGDVLIDNVIPKHLEALTAKLLEMGVSIEEMDESIRVIGRPSYSHVDVKALVYPGFPTDLQSPMTSVLTQASGVSVLSDFVYSNRFKHVPELVRMGAKIRVEGRSAIIEGGELNAAKVKAADLRAGAALVIAGLTVKEGVTEVTGVELIDRGYDHLVTNLRMLGADVWRETI; this comes from the coding sequence ATGGAAAAATTGATGATTAGTGGCGGACGCCCGTTGCAGGGGACTGTGACTATTAGTGGCGCCAAGAACAGCGCCATTGCGCTTATTCCTGCAGCATTGCTTGCCGAGTCGGAAGTCGTGCTGGACAACCTGCCGCTTTTGAGCGATGTGGCAGTTTATGCGGAAATTTTGGAGGAACTTGGGGCACGTGTATCTTGGGAAGGCAATCAGATGAAGATCGATCCTTCCGATATTAAATCCATCCCCATGCCTAACGGTCCCGTGAAAAAGCTTCGAGCTTCTTATTATATGATGGGAGCGCTGCTTGGGCGTTTTAAAGAGGCAACCATCGGTTTGCCTGGAGGCTGTAATTTCGAGCCTCGTCCGATTGATCAACATATCAAAGGTTTTGAAGCGTTGGGAGCGACTGTGACCAACGAGCATGGCTCCATCCATCTGCACGCCAAAGAACTGCGCGGTGCAAAGATTTACCTCGACGTAAGCAGTGTTGGCGCAACCATTAACATTATGTTGGCAGCCACTCGTGCCAAAGGTTCCACAATTATTGAAAATGCGGCCAAAGAGCCTGAGATTATAGATGTAGCAACACTTTTGAATTCCATGGGTGCCAGCATAAAAGGCGCTGGAACCGAGACGATTCGCATAGAAGGCGTTCCATCCCTGAGAGGGTGCCGCCATTCCATTATTCCCGACCGCATTCAGGCAGGAACCTATATGATTGCTGCTGCAGCAACGCGTGGGGACGTACTGATCGATAATGTTATTCCCAAACATTTGGAGGCTTTAACGGCCAAATTGCTGGAAATGGGTGTGAGCATCGAGGAAATGGATGAGAGCATTCGTGTCATCGGGCGCCCGTCCTATAGTCATGTTGACGTGAAGGCGTTGGTGTACCCCGGTTTTCCGACGGATCTGCAATCTCCAATGACAAGTGTGCTTACCCAAGCCAGCGGCGTAAGCGTGCTTAGCGATTTCGTTTACAGCAATCGCTTCAAGCATGTTCCCGAGCTGGTTCGTATGGGAGCCAAAATTCGAGTGGAGGGACGTTCGGCCATTATTGAAGGCGGGGAACTGAACGCTGCCAAGGTCAAGGCGGCCGACCTCCGCGCCGGAGCTGCTCTGGTTATCGCTGGACTTACCGTTAAGGAAGGTGTAACCGAGGTGACGGGCGTAGAGTTGATTGATCGGGGTTACGATCACCTTGTAACCAATCTGCGGATGTTGGGCGCTGACGTATGGCGTGAAACGATTTGA
- the rho gene encoding transcription termination factor Rho, which yields MDLQISDLEEMKLTDLYKLAKKYQIPYYGQLKKKELIFAILRAQAEQSGLMFMEGVLEILPEGYGFLRPINYLPSTEDIYISASQIRKFDLRTGDLVSGKCRTPKENERYFGLLQVNAVNGENPSAAAERLHFPALTPLYPQKKLVLETSPNHLSTRIMDLLAPVGLGQRGLIVAPPKAGKTLLLKEIANSISTNNPDIELFVLLIDERPEEVTDMSRSVKGEVVASTFDELPENHIKVAELVLERALRLVEAKKDVVILLDSITRLARAYNLVIPPSGRTLSGGIDPAAFHRPKRFFGSARNVEEGGSLTILATALIDTGSRMDDIIYEEFKGTGNMELHLDRRLAERRIFPAIDIRRSGTRREEVLLTKEELDTIWSIRKNMNDSHDFVESFLKKLRNSKTNTEFLAAFDTAGSSPTSNSGTTTTRRSTRQAATSATTT from the coding sequence ATGGATCTACAGATCTCCGATTTGGAAGAAATGAAGCTTACGGATCTTTACAAACTGGCCAAAAAATATCAAATTCCATACTACGGCCAACTTAAAAAGAAGGAACTGATTTTTGCGATTTTGCGCGCACAGGCGGAACAGAGCGGATTAATGTTCATGGAAGGCGTGCTGGAGATTCTCCCGGAAGGTTACGGGTTCCTTAGACCGATCAATTACCTGCCGAGCACAGAAGACATCTATATCTCCGCTTCGCAGATTCGCAAGTTTGACCTGAGAACCGGCGATCTTGTATCCGGAAAATGCAGAACGCCCAAGGAAAACGAACGTTATTTCGGATTGCTGCAAGTGAACGCCGTCAATGGCGAGAACCCCTCGGCTGCTGCGGAAAGACTTCATTTCCCGGCGCTAACCCCATTGTATCCGCAAAAAAAGCTGGTTCTCGAAACATCCCCCAACCATTTGTCTACCCGAATCATGGATTTGCTAGCGCCAGTAGGTCTGGGACAGCGCGGATTGATCGTGGCACCTCCCAAAGCGGGTAAAACACTTCTGCTCAAAGAGATCGCGAATAGCATTTCAACCAATAATCCCGACATTGAACTCTTTGTGCTATTGATTGACGAACGCCCGGAGGAAGTGACGGATATGTCCCGTTCTGTCAAAGGTGAGGTTGTGGCTTCTACGTTTGACGAATTGCCGGAGAACCATATCAAGGTTGCGGAATTGGTGCTTGAACGGGCCCTGCGCTTGGTTGAGGCGAAAAAGGATGTGGTTATCCTTTTGGACAGTATCACGCGTCTAGCGCGTGCGTACAACCTGGTTATTCCGCCTTCCGGACGAACGCTTTCCGGTGGTATCGACCCCGCTGCATTCCATCGTCCGAAGCGTTTCTTCGGTTCAGCGCGGAATGTGGAGGAGGGCGGCAGCTTGACCATTCTGGCTACGGCCCTCATCGATACCGGTTCGCGTATGGATGACATCATTTATGAAGAATTTAAAGGTACGGGGAACATGGAGCTGCATCTGGATCGCCGTTTGGCGGAACGCCGCATTTTCCCGGCCATCGACATTCGCAGATCGGGAACGCGCCGCGAAGAAGTGCTGCTGACCAAAGAAGAACTCGATACAATCTGGTCGATCCGCAAAAACATGAACGACTCTCATGATTTTGTTGAAAGCTTCCTGAAAAAGTTGCGCAATAGTAAAACGAACACCGAGTTTTTGGCCGCTTTCGATACGGCGGGAAGCAGCCCGACGAGCAACTCGGGAACGACGACAACTCGCCGGTCTACAAGACAGGCCGCAACCTCTGCGACAACAACCTAG